TACTAGCCTTTTACTAGCCTGGCTAAGCCCCTCGGGAAAGACCAACCTAGCATCGTAGCCGCTGCTACGTAGTATCTCCTTTACAACATATGCTGCTGCTAGTGCGTCAGGGTCTGCGTTACGATGCCCCATGACTACTATCGGCGTACCCGCTTCTTCTGCTAGATTTAGCATCTCCTCCGTCTTTTTCCTGAGCCATTCTGGCACGTAGCTGTTCTTCAAGCCACCTTGCTGCCTCGTCAATAGCCTCAGCCACTACCTCATCGTATGATAAGGGGGCTATCAGCCTACCCGTAACCCTAACATCTATGTTTATGCGTAGACTTTTACCGTCCGGACTAAGTTCACCCTCTACTATGAGATCTAGTTCTTCTAGTCGCCGGCGTAGCACTCGTTCTAGATGCTTCGAGACTATCCTCTCGACACCGGCAAGTAGTTTCTCCAGCTCCTCGGGCGTCAAGGGCTTCTCTTCGAGTCCCACGCTTACTATGCGCGGCATTTCCTGTCACAGCCCTCCTTCAAACAGACACTGTTGACTCCCACTACACTGGGTTTTAGTTAGCCGAGCCTCCTCTTAGAGAGCTTCTCGACCACAAGCCCCCAGCATAGGAGAAGCAGCGGGCCAAGAATACCGTAGACGCGTGGCGAAATGAGAGCTAAAAACCCGAGACACTACTGCGGAGCTGGCTAGCCTCCTGCGCCTCCCTGTTTGCCTAACGTGAGCCTTGTCTGTAGCTGCTTTATCTCCTGAGCAAGCTTGTCGAGCTGCTTCTTTATCTCATCCTCCTGCTTCTTGAGCTTCTGAAGTCTTAGCTCGAGTATTTCTAGCCTATCCTTCAGCTCTTGAATCACTTTGTTCCGGTCGACGCGTACCAGTATATTCGCCTCCATACGGTAGACAGGTGCGTCCTCGCCTGCCTCCTCTAGGAGCTTGAGCACCTTCTGCGTCTCCGCTACTTCGCTCTCAACAGCAACTCTCTCTTGAGCGATGCGTGCATACTGCGCCTGTAGGCTTTGGAAGCGTGCAAGTTTGTTCTCTAGCTCTGGCGGTATACGCTGCGCCACAACTATCCACCTGTAGCCGCAACCGCTTCGAGTGTCGCTGCTGCTAGGCTAAGATAAGCGTTTATCAAGGTCCTAGCTGCGGAAGGGTCGCGCGCCTCAATACATATTCTCAAAACGCCATCCCTGCTGCTTACCTCTACCCGGCCCCTACGGGGGTCTGGAGGGTTACGTGCCTCTGTCTCCAGAGCCTTTACTAGGGCTTGGACTAGCTTCTCGGAGAGGCCCTTTAGCTCTATACAGCCTGAGACCCGTGTCATAGTCTACCACGCTCGCTAGCCGCAGGAGCGGGCCACATACTCTACCAGTGCTGCAGCGGAACTCTATCTCGGCTAGAGAGCTCCTACCCCTATTGACTACAGCGACTACATCAAACCGGCTAAGGGCCTCCTCGTAGTCTACAGCTATGCCTGCCAGCATGGATCTAGCCAGTACGTCTGCTAGACGGTGCAAATCCTCGCCGGCAGCCGGTGAGACGTATATGCCGAGGCTCCTAGCGCCGTATGCTCTCTGCGCTCCAGGCGTCTCCCGGGAAAGTCTCACACCTTCAAGAATCATACGAGTCATTAGTCGAAGCTCCATCTCTGGAGGCTCAAGCGGCTCATATACGCTTAGTGTACCCGGATTACCCTTCCAGACTGATACTATTATCACACGTTGGGCACCACGTGCAACTGCTTCATAGTATAAGTCGCGGAATGTTGCTTTGCCGCGTGTAAGTCTTTCAGCCTCCGGGAGAACCGAGACCAGGTCTTTGACAAAGCTTCTCACACGCTGCGTAGGCCGATGCGACGTCGTAACTATTATACGGACCTTCTTCAAGGCTCTATCACGCTACAAAGCACTCCTAAGCTCTGAATACATTCTCCACGGAAAGGACTATTCTAGTCTAGATTATTATTAATGCTGATTGGGATTACAGGAAGTTATAGTCTACACCTAAGCAATCCTGGAAAATAGGCATGCTTTGTAGACAAAACAGACCTCCTCAAACAGTATAAGACTTTGGTTGCCTTGCTGCTAGGTACTATCAAAACTATTACTCAATCCCTGAGGTTTTTGTGAGA
The window above is part of the Pyrodictium delaneyi genome. Proteins encoded here:
- a CDS encoding prefoldin subunit beta; the encoded protein is MAQRIPPELENKLARFQSLQAQYARIAQERVAVESEVAETQKVLKLLEEAGEDAPVYRMEANILVRVDRNKVIQELKDRLEILELRLQKLKKQEDEIKKQLDKLAQEIKQLQTRLTLGKQGGAGG
- a CDS encoding KEOPS complex subunit Pcc1; its protein translation is MTRVSGCIELKGLSEKLVQALVKALETEARNPPDPRRGRVEVSSRDGVLRICIEARDPSAARTLINAYLSLAAATLEAVAATGG
- a CDS encoding Brix domain-containing protein, producing the protein MKKVRIIVTTSHRPTQRVRSFVKDLVSVLPEAERLTRGKATFRDLYYEAVARGAQRVIIVSVWKGNPGTLSVYEPLEPPEMELRLMTRMILEGVRLSRETPGAQRAYGARSLGIYVSPAAGEDLHRLADVLARSMLAGIAVDYEEALSRFDVVAVVNRGRSSLAEIEFRCSTGRVCGPLLRLASVVDYDTGLRLYRAKGPLREASPSPSKGSGDRGT